The uncultured Treponema sp. genomic interval GAAGCGCATTCAAATTCTGCCCTTCATGCAAAGGAAAATTAATCGATGACGAAACCGAATCAGCAAGAAAATGCCCGGACTGCAAAACAAAATTTTTTCCGCGGATAGAGCCTGCGACAATAACGCTCGTTTCCAATGGAGATGAAATTCTTCTTGTGAAAAATAAAAATTCCGCATACAAAAATTACGCCTGCGTTTCAGGTTTTGTTGAACAAGGCGAAACTCTTGAGCAATGCGTCGCGCGTGAAATAAAAGAAGAAACAAACATCGAAGTTCAAAACATAAAATACTGCGGAAGCCAAGCCTGGCCGTTTCCAGATCAGCTCATGCTAGCGTTCACGGCGGAATACAAAAGCGGCGAAATAAAAATTCAAGAGTCTGAAATTCTTGAAGCCCGCTGGTTTAAAAGAACTGAACTTCCGCCAGAATCACAATTGCCGCGTCCCGGTTCTGTAGCATGGAATCTGATAAATGGAATTTTTAAAAGCTGAAAAATCAGAGTTTGACCACAGCAAAAAAAATATATAGAATAAAAAATATTTTGAAATTTCTACAGAGGAAAAATATGTCCGAACTTAATTTGATGAAACTGC includes:
- the nudC gene encoding NAD(+) diphosphatase, whose product is MPIITKPNSFDADYFFVCKGNEILVKDNSLISKKEFEFFANETFSDDWYIEKNLSCAAAVAKKNSLVPENCKFISVRQFCFEHKETAFLASRASSILKQRSAFKFCPSCKGKLIDDETESARKCPDCKTKFFPRIEPATITLVSNGDEILLVKNKNSAYKNYACVSGFVEQGETLEQCVAREIKEETNIEVQNIKYCGSQAWPFPDQLMLAFTAEYKSGEIKIQESEILEARWFKRTELPPESQLPRPGSVAWNLINGIFKS